The Candidatus Scalindua japonica genome includes a region encoding these proteins:
- the pheA gene encoding prephenate dehydratase: MTLTSLRRKIDALDSKIIDLFNKRAMVVKEIGAIKNRKNAQIYAADREKQVFEKISAKNSGPLTDKCLFAIYRELMAGSIMLERPVKVAYLGPEGTFSFFAAKEKFGSSIEYVPSKGIDFVFRDVESEHADYGIVPVENTTEGGIRETLNMFIECDVKICAEIIMPVHHNLMAKCKKSEIKRIYSKPQALFQCKLWLANNFEKVDLLDIGSTTEAAKIASKEKFSAAIAHSEVARLYDLKILRRNIEDYANNITRFFVLSREFPPRTGNDKTAIMCHTKNESGALFKILEPFKKYNINLADIEPLPTRKKAWDYCFFIDFAGHANDENVERALKEVGRRCIDMKIMGSFPVDSVKR; this comes from the coding sequence ATGACTCTCACCAGCTTAAGGAGGAAAATTGACGCCTTAGATTCTAAGATTATTGATCTTTTTAATAAAAGAGCAATGGTTGTAAAAGAGATAGGGGCCATTAAAAATCGAAAAAATGCACAAATTTACGCGGCGGATAGAGAAAAACAGGTATTTGAGAAGATTTCTGCTAAAAATTCTGGGCCGTTAACTGACAAATGTCTCTTTGCTATTTACAGAGAACTTATGGCAGGTTCGATAATGCTGGAGCGTCCGGTTAAGGTTGCATATTTAGGACCTGAAGGTACGTTCAGTTTCTTCGCTGCAAAAGAAAAATTCGGTTCTTCGATTGAGTATGTTCCGTCGAAGGGAATCGATTTCGTGTTCAGGGATGTTGAAAGTGAGCATGCTGACTACGGTATTGTACCTGTTGAAAATACAACTGAGGGGGGTATCAGGGAGACTCTCAATATGTTTATTGAGTGTGATGTAAAGATTTGTGCTGAAATTATCATGCCTGTTCATCACAATTTGATGGCAAAATGCAAGAAAAGTGAAATCAAAAGAATATATTCAAAGCCTCAGGCTCTTTTTCAGTGTAAGCTCTGGTTGGCAAATAATTTTGAAAAGGTTGATCTTCTGGATATAGGAAGTACGACTGAAGCCGCTAAAATTGCATCAAAGGAAAAGTTCTCAGCAGCAATTGCACACTCGGAAGTAGCGCGGCTTTATGATTTGAAAATTCTCAGACGGAATATTGAAGATTACGCGAATAATATCACCAGGTTTTTTGTGTTGAGTAGGGAGTTTCCTCCGCGAACAGGTAACGATAAGACTGCTATTATGTGCCATACTAAAAACGAGTCTGGTGCTCTATTTAAGATACTGGAACCATTCAAAAAGTATAATATTAATCTTGCGGATATAGAGCCTCTGCCGACAAGAAAAAAAGCATGGGATTATTGTTTTTTTATTGATTTTGCCGGACATGCGAATGACGAGAATGTTGAGCGAGCACTTAAAGAAGTTGGTAGGAGGTGTATAGATATGAAAATTATGGGATCTTTTCCCGTTGACTCTGTAAAAAGATGA
- a CDS encoding NYN domain-containing protein — MANEPVTMFKQRMGIFVDVQNMFYSAKALHQSKIDYSKLLQEVVENRELIRAVAYAVHKPDVDQSGFTDALKRLGYEIKTKELRLRPDGTAKGDWDMGIAIDTIAIAPKLDTIVLVSGDGDFVPLVEMLKAHGCRVEVVSFRKSTAVELVEASTKYTAIEESMLFKEKKFVKNDTNS, encoded by the coding sequence ATGGCTAATGAACCGGTTACAATGTTTAAACAGAGGATGGGGATTTTTGTGGACGTGCAGAACATGTTTTATTCAGCAAAAGCACTACACCAATCAAAAATTGACTATAGTAAATTATTACAGGAAGTTGTGGAAAATAGAGAATTAATCAGAGCTGTTGCTTATGCAGTACACAAACCTGATGTTGATCAGTCCGGCTTTACTGATGCCCTTAAAAGATTAGGCTATGAAATAAAAACAAAAGAATTACGTCTAAGGCCGGATGGGACAGCCAAGGGTGATTGGGACATGGGAATAGCCATAGATACTATTGCAATAGCTCCAAAACTTGATACAATAGTGCTCGTTTCAGGGGACGGTGATTTTGTTCCTCTTGTGGAGATGTTAAAAGCTCATGGCTGTCGAGTAGAAGTTGTATCATTTCGTAAAAGCACTGCCGTCGAGTTGGTCGAAGCATCTACCAAATACACGGCTATTGAAGAATCTATGTTATTTAAGGAAAAAAAGTTCGTTAAAAATGACACAAACAGTTGA
- the rnc gene encoding ribonuclease III: protein MTQTVDNKELEEKLRACQKKLAYSFDNVKLLENALTHTSFKTAYNPSNERLEFLGDAILGMVISEYLFKKFPDYSEGKLTKIKSVVVSRATLAKIGAEMGLKQFISVGKGLMTSRSFPKSLIANVFEAIIAAIYFDSGLRAAYDFTLRCLKNEIDIVCNNKHDKNYKSMLQHFCQRQQGHIPRYKIIKQSGPDHDKTFEVVTLIHNVEHCTGLGNNKKEAEQIAARKTLELLEVNTDNI, encoded by the coding sequence ATGACACAAACAGTTGATAATAAAGAATTGGAAGAAAAACTTAGGGCATGTCAGAAGAAACTTGCTTATTCTTTCGATAACGTTAAACTGCTTGAGAATGCGCTGACGCATACATCTTTTAAAACGGCTTATAATCCTAGTAATGAAAGGTTGGAATTTCTTGGTGATGCTATTCTGGGAATGGTAATCTCTGAATATTTATTTAAAAAATTCCCTGATTATTCTGAAGGCAAATTAACAAAAATTAAATCAGTTGTAGTAAGCCGCGCAACATTGGCCAAAATTGGGGCGGAGATGGGCTTGAAACAATTCATCTCTGTAGGAAAAGGATTGATGACAAGTCGTTCATTTCCAAAATCGCTTATAGCAAATGTATTTGAAGCGATCATAGCTGCGATTTATTTTGATAGTGGATTAAGAGCTGCTTATGATTTCACCCTCAGATGCCTGAAGAATGAAATCGATATTGTATGTAACAACAAGCACGACAAGAATTATAAATCTATGCTTCAGCACTTTTGTCAAAGACAGCAGGGGCATATTCCCAGATACAAGATAATTAAGCAGAGCGGCCCTGATCACGATAAGACTTTTGAAGTAGTAACCTTAATTCACAATGTAGAACATTGTACCGGATTAGGAAATAATAAAAAGGAAGCAGAGCAAATTGCAGCGAGAAAAACATTAGAATTACTTGAAGTAAACACTGATAACATTTAA
- a CDS encoding L,D-transpeptidase family protein — protein sequence MAYLIYRVIISLACFLLIQEYFVTIEYAFGNDRTIKTVRKVSSNPFLKPESTDEEDGHISNTDILFTIDEADAGNGKDNAQKSVDGKKTNDIVKQKEDNNGHSYKLISEYINNGKKFEARNALSDLYFKELDLEKRSEIKKQLDELNNILVFSRTPSPDAHFYEVKPGDSLVKIAKKYNTSYEFIMRVNNKSRTLIKIGERLKILTGELSLLVDKSDYTLTILLNGHFIKQYPIGIGKSDKTPVGTFVVDNKLINPTWYSPDGVYKFGHPKNLLGTRWIGFEDKDDLYGYGIHGTIDPDSIGKNMSNGCIRMKNEDVEELFDFVKAKTRVVLQE from the coding sequence ATGGCATATTTAATATACAGAGTCATAATCAGCCTGGCGTGTTTTCTCTTAATTCAAGAATATTTTGTTACTATAGAATACGCGTTTGGTAACGATAGGACAATAAAAACTGTACGAAAAGTATCATCAAATCCTTTTCTCAAGCCTGAGAGCACAGATGAGGAAGATGGTCATATCAGCAACACTGATATTTTATTTACAATTGATGAAGCGGACGCAGGGAATGGTAAAGATAATGCGCAAAAGAGTGTTGACGGAAAGAAGACAAATGATATCGTGAAGCAGAAGGAAGATAATAACGGACATTCTTATAAATTAATCTCAGAGTATATAAATAACGGTAAAAAATTTGAAGCAAGAAATGCTCTGTCAGATCTCTATTTCAAGGAGTTGGATCTGGAAAAAAGATCTGAGATAAAAAAACAGCTTGATGAGTTAAATAATATACTTGTATTCTCCAGGACTCCAAGTCCTGATGCTCATTTTTATGAAGTTAAACCGGGTGATTCCCTGGTTAAAATAGCAAAAAAATATAATACCAGTTACGAATTTATTATGCGTGTAAACAATAAGTCCAGGACTCTCATTAAGATTGGTGAACGATTGAAAATCTTGACAGGGGAATTGTCACTTCTGGTCGACAAAAGCGATTATACTTTAACAATCTTGCTTAATGGCCATTTTATAAAACAATACCCCATCGGGATAGGCAAGTCTGATAAAACCCCGGTAGGGACGTTTGTTGTTGATAATAAATTAATTAATCCAACATGGTATTCTCCGGATGGAGTATATAAATTTGGTCATCCAAAAAATTTATTAGGTACGCGCTGGATCGGGTTTGAGGACAAAGATGATCTTTATGGATACGGTATACACGGTACAATCGATCCCGACTCAATTGGCAAAAACATGTCTAATGGCTGTATACGTATGAAGAACGAAGATGTTGAGGAGCTATTTGATTTTGTTAAGGCAAAGACACGTGTAGTTCTGCAAGAGTAA